The Penaeus vannamei isolate JL-2024 chromosome 2, ASM4276789v1, whole genome shotgun sequence region ATAAAATTCATATACCTGAATAACACTTAATGTTACAAGCAATGGCACGGTAGCATAAAGCATCAGATATATACCCACTGACGACCTGCAGTACAAAAATATCAAGAGTAAGTGGCACAAGTAATTTGCTCCCTACATCCAAGTGACACTAAATGTCTACTAATGCCATTACTTCATGTGTACAATCATAGTAGCTGGGTTTTCCAGGAACGACTTCCAGAGATTGGAGAAGCGGGCCATGGTTGCCCCGTCAATGACACGGTGATCTGCTGACCAGCTGATCTGCATTATGTGCGCTTTGGTTAAATTCCCTGATGAATCAAATCTTGGCAGAACCTGtaagagagaacaaaataatTCAATTACAGTTATTCTAGCATTCCTGTAATTTTGCTCTCAATTCTGTTAGGCAAATCCTCCTACACACATAGTTGTACACTATTCCTGGCCCTCTTACATTTTCAGTAAGCATAATACTTTCACACACTTACATCTATTTGTCACCAGAGCCAAATAATACCCTTCTCAACCTTACAACTACCAGAAAGAGTAACTTACTGAAACTTTAAATTTCTTACTAgccatatttctattttctttaaatacaaatatcaaaatatttcaTTTAACACAGATGGCTCCAAAGCAAGCCCTACATCATGTCACATGACCTTCCTATTCCTTAAATTTTCAGGAAAAAATGTCTTCTaaaaagagtaaaggaaaagagtaaacaggtgagataactAAGACTAGTAATGATTCTTCCCTGACTTCCATGGAGACATCTATGTGCAAGCAATTTTAATATATCAAAATCAAAGTGGACATCCTAGCACCAATGGATTAAGATATTTACCCTCAgcttatttcatgtttatttcacTTTACCTTGAATAGTTTAaaccaaaaaagataaatactcaGAAATATCTACAGAACCATAACAAGTTTATCGAACACAACAAATcaacatatacaaaatacatctTAATAAAATACACAAGTGTAAAcacaaatgaataacaacaagACAATGTTAACTTGTGAAAACTAATGAATTTTTTAGCACTAACCTGAATTTTACCAATAGCACCAATGGCCACTTCAGGAGGAAGAATCACAGGCTTTGCATATGTGCCCCCAATCTGAAATATCATAAAAATTCCTTGTCACCTGCACATCCAAATATCCAATAACCAAGAACAAAGAttacagaaaaaagggaagagaaagaaacacaagaaaaaaataacatcatatatacacactaaatcAAATAATACAAAACAAGCAATATAACAAAAATCACTAACAACTGAACTCGACTGGAGATCAAATACCCACCGTCCCAATGTTGGAGATTGTAAATGTGCCGCCGGTAATATCCTGTGTCTTAAGGGACCCCCGTGACCCTAGCTCCTGCAGTCGGTTTAACTCTGCTGCAACTTCTAGCAAGGTGAGCCCTTGCACCCCCTTTACGTTCGGTACGACTAGGCCATCACTTGTATCCATGGCCACTCCAATGTTGTGGCTAGCCTGTAGATAAAAGAATTTTCTGTTGTATTCCAAAGACACTGATAATTATTTTCTGATCTTTTTTTAATGTGGAGAGCATGAAATTCTATTTAATGCCTGATGTGTGGTCTAATAGGTGTTTGGGTGGGCAGGCAGGTGAGTGCATGGGCAGATAtgcatgtttgtgagtgtatgtgcatttgtatcaGTAAATTAAAGTAGCCTAAATGAATGAGTTTATGAATAAGAGTATGAGTGCACACTTTGATTTAAATTAAATTTTTACAATCCTATGAGTTAATGTAAAAAATCATGTACAAAACTCCCCCTCACTTTCTTGACCACTAAAGCAGCTTACCTTGTAGGTAATATTTTCACACTTTTCATCCACTGAGGCATTGAGAACCGGGAAATGGGATAGGGCCATGGAAGCTGCTTTTATGAAAACCGGCATGTATGAAAACCGAACCCCATGGACTTCAGCCATGGCTTTCAGCTCTTTGCGTAGTCCAACCAAGGCAGTCATGTCAATCTCGTCACAATAGCCAAAATGAGGTATTttctgaaaaataaaaaacaatcaaatactTCATGAATATACAAAACTTCTTTAAATAATAAAAGAGACCTGCCTCAACTCTGTGAGCaacagaaaatggagaaataatctggagagagaggaatgatcaGGTATTCACACGGACTGATCAGACGgaattaaagagaaaatgagaaccaGAAAGGAGAGAGCACAATAAATgccagataaagagaaagagaaaaagaacaaaagagagagaacagaaacaaaaaacaatgaggaaaaagtgataaacaaaaagaaaaaagagcttGGGAGAAGAGTACAAAAAATAAGCAGTTCAGTTCATTTTaacaaaatgcaaacaaacaaacacccaccatTGCCTGAGTCATGCTCTTCACCATCGCTCTTTGGAAGCCCTTGATCGCGACCTCCTTGTCTTCGCCTAAAATGACTGGCATGGACGGAGGAAGCTTGGGGGGTGCTTTGGGAGGAGCAGCTGCAGGTGGAGGCACTGGCTTGTCTAATGATTAAGAGAGGATTGTGAGCAAACATTCACTGCAATGTACATGAGCTCCTAATAGTGCCTTTCATAAAAAGATATTTCTTGAAGCTTGTGCACACAGCTGCATCAGCTTAGCTTGTCAAATGCTActaatattttttaataattgcaTTAGGAATCATATACATTACAGAAGGCTTTATTCAATATTCCTTAGCTATAAAAATATCTAAAACTGTGTCTACATACAATATAGGTTTGACTTCAAGATCAGATAGCTGGCTAAAGGTATCAAAAATTTACCATGCTACAGGCCCTATCACCCGGGTACTTTTCTGAcaatttctgtatttctgtgtgAAACGCCTACAATGGTAGCGACTGTTTTCAtctgatatatatctatttagatcTTGTGCAACGGAGGATCTGTACTACAACAATGTTCTTGtcattgataatggaaataaaagaagttCATGTAAACATATGCTATTATACTACAATATTTCTATGTACaaacatttatttcatttctttaaaaCAATATGGTATGTATAGGAATGTTTGCTACCCTGGTTGCAGTGATACTCTGCCAGTGGTCAAGACAATTTGGAGAGTTCATACGGAAACAAAAAACTGATGagaaaagtactagtgtgatagggccttcaaTTTGATGGTGTACCTTCATGAGCAAATtaagaaaacaagtaaataaataagaggaCAGGTCATAAAAGGAATAACATTCTTCAGACCATCAACTTGTCTTAAGAGCTAAACTTCCTCACAGACACCAATACAGAAGCCTAAAGGATTTACCTGGCGTCGTTGTCACAACAGGTCGAGCTggagcagagggggtgggggctttctttccactctttctGGCCTCTAAATATTGCAATAAATCCTCTTTAAggatccttccatccttccctgttCCTTGAACGTCATACAAGTCGATCTGGGAAATGAAACGTGCATATTCTTTCAGAGGTTCTTAATAACACATGGAAAAAAATTACCAACACTGtaaactactatatatatacatacacttcaaAATGTCctctgtttcttttatatttattactgGGAGTTAACCTGATAACTGCAATCAGATGTGGCTTTAAGTACCAGATATAACCTTTAAATCGTACACAAGAGGCTTCTTAGTAacatacctccctctcctccccacaacAGGCTATATGCTTCAGtgcaaaacacacaaataaagtaTATTTTTCACAAAATCTAAATATTCAACTGAAAAACATAATCATACATGAACAATCCTCCCCAAACACGTATGCAATATTCTGTGAGCTAACAAGGAGGAGTCAGACAGCTTTATGGAGAGACCTTACTTCTAAGACAGTTCTCTTGCATACAATAACTAGAAACATTTTATTTGATCTTTAACGGTTTGACACAGTCCTACCACCAGATTTAATATGCAGAGTCTGAAGGTACAATTATACACAGGAATGAAAAATTAGCCAAAGAAGTCAAATCTGTGCCAATACCACCTCAATACACCAAATCACACACCCTACAGAGATTGCAACACTAACCTTATGTTCCATGGCAATTCTTCGCACAGCTGGTGTTGTCAATATCTTCCCCTTTGGTAATGTGAAGTCTCCTGATCCTATGGCTGTATCTTCAGCTGGTCTTCCAACAGCTATGGCCTCACCTTCTTGGACCTCAGCTCCAACAGAATCATCTGCAATGTTTATAGTATCATTAAATATCACTATTTTGTGCAATGGTTCAAGAGGGTCatattcttgcatttttttcattcataaagaTATTTCAGTATgtctctgtgtgagtgagtgacagttagtgagagtgagagtttcAGTGcacatgtaatgtatgtgtacatgtgtgtgcatgcctccGTATGACTATAAACTAACGTATGTTTACATATCTATGAATAGAGAAATACCTACTCTTTAGACCTATATCAACGTTGTCATATAAAACTGCATAAATCATTTATCAAGTGCAGAGGAACAGATGCTATAGCACATAATCAAACATCCTCTATCATATCCACATAGTTACCTTCTTTGGAAACTTCAATATCCACCAAAGGCTTTCCAACAAGCGCGGTATCATCCACTTCATGATAGAGTTTCCGTATGACTCCATCATAGCGGCTAGTGATTGTCACCGAGGCCTTATCGGACTGTACCTCACAAATGCTGTCAAACTGGGCAACTGTGTCCCCTTCCTTCACAAACCTGTTAAgtagttcattaaaaaaaataaagaaagttgataaaaaacatcaaagcatatacaaaaatatatcatcATATCAACAGGCTATATATTACAATCAGATTCTGTAATTCTTAGAGATTCATAAATCTTATCAACTCTACTTGTTGGTTTTGAATAAGACACCATGATGCTTgccataaagaatatataaaatactaataatatttgATTTTGAGACTTTTAAATAAACTtt contains the following coding sequences:
- the Dbct gene encoding lipoamide acyltransferase component of branched-chain alpha-keto acid dehydrogenase complex, mitochondrial, translating into MAGVVCCRAGLAARGLYWQYARTAGITTLSLHNHKTPQRQQHLSQFSSLRTSSKRVRQQGVCLSARAFHTTPAAHKLVPFILADIGEGIKEVVVREWFVKEGDTVAQFDSICEVQSDKASVTITSRYDGVIRKLYHEVDDTALVGKPLVDIEVSKEDDSVGAEVQEGEAIAVGRPAEDTAIGSGDFTLPKGKILTTPAVRRIAMEHKIDLYDVQGTGKDGRILKEDLLQYLEARKSGKKAPTPSAPARPVVTTTPDKPVPPPAAAPPKAPPKLPPSMPVILGEDKEVAIKGFQRAMVKSMTQAMKIPHFGYCDEIDMTALVGLRKELKAMAEVHGVRFSYMPVFIKAASMALSHFPVLNASVDEKCENITYKASHNIGVAMDTSDGLVVPNVKGVQGLTLLEVAAELNRLQELGSRGSLKTQDITGGTFTISNIGTIGGTYAKPVILPPEVAIGAIGKIQVLPRFDSSGNLTKAHIMQISWSADHRVIDGATMARFSNLWKSFLENPATMIVHMK